The Anabrus simplex isolate iqAnaSimp1 chromosome 1, ASM4041472v1, whole genome shotgun sequence genome window below encodes:
- the LOC136873569 gene encoding adhesion G-protein coupled receptor G6: METQWKLSALLLTVLLFGALQSVSSEDNTAAVVEKENLCLIVTKNTNHDGAASLCQRMSSTSIFSSRTLLDSDPALEILRQFQEIINSTFVFIDLTSSSSSKLCFIQDAQDLKQLPFTKCLGSDLPVVCLSSCSNTPGWSKALGDGEFPVLFPLSKQKHLPNGTDSSLNKLGLRKIRSPMFGGSRGSLHYNPADLLAGDSREFDDYQSYEDDDSNSDEARLLDGDYDYQSYEYDGANLVDETRHLDKNYDITTIYNAEHDLNAMTIGRNSNNINLDEAVGILDEVLRLDRQTLLRQRTSVMNIIHSFDKAVDMTPVKEDSTVLSQSPRVAVLISDTRGMKYVSGLLLSSSGIMSDILHVNYLKELTDDISVNQLANRTDIDGAVVLPQSLRTKTRAGFTVFAKDTLFHPVTNSTHQVNSRVISLSVNSEQYYNNVPDKEYVYIIFKPKSTDSKNRLCMFWDFSSGGHWSNSGCELIETSESGLDICRCNHATHFAEIITDADVDSNNSAVLDIISIVGCSLSLLGVLGIAFTAVLFKQWRAELGNKFLLHLASAIALNMSMFLAVAIGGSTHSDIACIALGALLHYSMLASFCWMLVSAVLQFLRLVIVFSSRGSHILLKCAIFAWGAPLAPVVILLIIDPHLYTKEGRNFCYPQGLPFYTAVMGPIALIVLNNLIAYVVILYNIYPCCRNSRDKSFIRNKIQDRSYTLRCFWLSILLFFLFGLTWIFGFLARTKLFAYLFCTCASLQGFVLFIFFIAGEKKVRKQWTQKTHSWAWTDTVPRGTRSTYIPGSDGTSGNTAPRTTISSDGRVETSFDF, translated from the coding sequence CTGTCTGCTCTTCTATTGACAGTTCTTCTGTTTGGAGCACTGCAATCTGTCTCGAGTGAGGATAACACTGCTGCAGTGGTAGAGAAAGAAAATCTCTGTCTTATCGTCACGAAGAACACTAACCACGATGGAGCAGCAAGTCTTTGCCAACGGATGTCTTCCACAAGTATATTTTCCTCTAGAACCTTGTTGGATAGTGATCCTGCTCTTGAAATCTTGCGACAATTTCAGGAGATTATAAACAGTACTTTCGTATTCATAGACCTTACCTCTTCGAGTTCATCAAAACTGTGCTTTATACAAGATGCACAAGATCTCAAGCAATTACCTTTCACCAAATGTTTGGGAAGTGACCTACCTGTAGTGTGTCTTTCTTCCTGTTCAAATACCCCAGGATGGAGCAAGGCTCTAGGAGATGGAGAGTTCCCGGTATTATTCCCCTTGTCTAAACAGAAGCACCTCCCTAATGGGACAGACAGTTCCTTGAATAAATTGGGTCTCAGGAAAATAAGATCTCCAATGTTTGGTGGGTCCAGGGGCAGTTTACATTATAATCCTGCTGATCTTCTAGCGGGGGATTCACGAGAATTTGATGATTATCAGTCATACGAGGACGATGATTCTAATTCTGATGAAGCCAGGCTTTTGGATGGGGACTATGATTATCAGTCATACGAGTACGATGGTGCCAATTTGGTTGATGAAACACGCCATTTGGATAAGAACTACGATATTACAACTATATACAACGCTGAACATGATCTAAACGCTATGACAATTGGACGCAACAGCAACAACATAAATCTTGACGAAGCCGTTGGAATCCTTGATGAAGTCTTGCGCTTGGATCGTCAAACATTGCTAAGACAGCGTACATCAGTAATGAACATTATACACTCCTTCGACAAGGCCGTAGATATGACACCAGTTAAAGAAGACTCAACTGTCTTATCACAGAGTCCCCGAGTTGCCGTGTTGATATCAGATACGAGAGGAATGAAGTATGTTTctgggttgcttttatcttccagTGGAATAATGAGTGATATTTTGCATGTAAACTATTTAAAGGAGCTGACAGATGATATTTCTGTGAATCAACTTGCTAACAGAACCGATATTGATGGTGCTGTCGTACTGCCACAGAGTTTACGTACGAAAACGCGGGCAGGATTTACAGTATTTGCGAAAGATACTTTATTTCATCCCGTAACTAATTCAACTCATCAGGTAAACAGTCGTGTGATAAGTCTTAGTGTGAATTCTGAACAGTATTACAACAACGTTCCTGATAAggaatatgtatatataatatttaaGCCGAAAAGTACAGATTCAAAGAATAGATTGTGTATGTTTTGGGATTTCAGTTCCGGAGGGCACTGGTCTAACAGTGGATGTGAACTGATAGAGACATCGGAAAGTGGTTTAGATATCTGTAGATGTAACCATGCAACGCACTTTGCTGAGATTATTACTGACGCTGACGTTGATAGTAATAATAGTGCTGTTTTAGATATTATTTCCATAGTAGGGTGCAGTTTATCGTTACTTGGTGTGCTCGGGATAGCATTCACGGCTGTTCTTTTCAAACAATGGCGAGCGGAACTCGGTAACAAGTTCCTCCTTCACCTAGCATCGGCCATCGCTCTGAACATGTCTATGTTTCTTGCCGTAGCTATTGGAGGAAGCACTCACTCGGACATCGCTTGTATCGCTTTGGGTGCATTGCTACATTATTCGATGCTTGCCTCGTTCTGCTGGATGCTCGTATCTGCTGTACTGCAGTTTCTGCGGTTAGTTATTGTATTTTCATCCAGAGGTTCTCATATTCTTCTCAAGTGTGCAATATTTGCGTGGGGAGCGCCACTCGCTCCAGTTGTGATCCTCCTAATAATTGACCCTCACCTGTATACAAAAGAGGGACGAAACTTCTGTTATCCACAAGGACTACCATTTTATACCGCTGTTATGGGCCCAATTGCATTAATTGTGCTGAACAATTTAATCGCATATGTTGTGATTCTATATAATATTTACCCATGTTGTAGGAACAGTCGGGACAAGAGTTTTATACGGAATAAGATTCAAGATAGGAGTTACACTTTACGTTGTTTCTGGTTAAGCATATTACTGTTTTTCTTGTTCGGTCTAACATGGATTTTCGGATTTTTAGCAAGGACAAAGCTATTTGCTTATTTGTTTTGTACTTGTGCAAGTTTACAAGGATTTGTGTTGTTTATATTTTTCATCGCAGGAGAGAAGAAAGTTCGCAAGCAATGGACTCAAAAGACGCATTCCTGGGCCTGGACGGACACAGTTCCTCGAGGAACAAGGTCGACTTATATACCTGGATCAGATGGGACTTCTGGGAACACAGCGCCGCGCACAACGATCAGTTCTGATGGAAGAGTTGAAACTAGTTTTGACTTCTAa